From Bacillus basilensis, a single genomic window includes:
- a CDS encoding Y-family DNA polymerase, translating to MYDYSILPNRIILCVDLRSFYASVSCIKMGLDPLHTKLAVVGDVNRNGSIVLAATPPLKAMGVKKLARLYEIPRQKDILIVNPIMRTYIKCSNYITKLALQYVPIEDFHQYSIDELFMDITDSIHLFARNPNEFALQFKRVIYEHTRIECTIGIAPNLLMSKVALDIEAKKNKDGVAYWTYEDIPTKLWSIRPLSKFWGISHKTETKLNQKGIHSIGDLANYPLKYLKQSFGVIGEELHLHSNGIDFSRISEKYVPVTTSIGKSQILMRDYTIEEFPIILLEHTEEVCYRLRQQNKLAQTVQFSIGYSKSYSGGFSKTHTLSRPTNLTMDIYQVCLYFLHQQYTGEPIRSITISLTKLIGEGEEQISLFDNIIQREKEIKLTKVMDEIRTNFGKNSMLRGISYTNNATARYRNTLLGGHKA from the coding sequence GTGTATGACTATTCAATTTTACCGAATAGAATCATTTTATGTGTTGATCTTCGTAGCTTTTATGCTTCTGTTAGTTGTATCAAAATGGGATTAGACCCACTTCATACAAAATTAGCTGTAGTCGGTGATGTGAATAGGAATGGGTCCATTGTTTTAGCCGCAACTCCACCTTTAAAAGCAATGGGAGTAAAGAAGTTGGCAAGGCTATACGAGATTCCTCGGCAAAAAGATATTCTTATTGTGAATCCAATTATGAGAACCTATATTAAGTGCTCCAATTACATAACGAAGTTAGCTCTACAATATGTTCCTATTGAAGACTTTCATCAATACAGCATCGATGAATTATTTATGGATATTACCGATAGCATCCATCTATTTGCTCGGAATCCAAATGAATTTGCATTACAGTTTAAACGTGTAATATATGAACACACACGAATTGAATGCACAATCGGGATTGCACCTAACCTATTGATGAGTAAGGTAGCTTTAGATATTGAAGCAAAGAAAAATAAAGACGGAGTCGCTTATTGGACATACGAAGATATACCTACAAAATTATGGAGCATACGACCGCTTAGTAAGTTTTGGGGAATTTCGCATAAAACAGAAACAAAATTAAATCAAAAAGGAATACATTCAATTGGTGATTTAGCTAATTATCCTCTTAAATATTTAAAACAAAGCTTCGGTGTGATTGGCGAAGAATTACACTTACATAGTAATGGGATTGATTTTAGTCGAATTTCAGAGAAATATGTTCCGGTTACAACTTCTATAGGAAAAAGCCAAATTTTAATGCGTGATTATACAATAGAAGAATTTCCGATTATCCTACTGGAACATACCGAAGAAGTTTGCTATCGATTAAGACAACAAAACAAACTTGCTCAAACCGTTCAATTTTCAATTGGATATAGTAAAAGTTATTCGGGTGGCTTTAGCAAAACACATACCTTAAGCCGTCCCACCAACTTAACCATGGACATTTATCAAGTTTGTCTATATTTTCTACATCAACAATATACTGGAGAACCAATTAGAAGTATTACTATTTCTCTAACAAAACTAATTGGTGAAGGAGAAGAACAAATTTCCCTTTTTGATAACATCATACAACGAGAAAAAGAAATAAAGCTAACGAAAGTAATGGATGAAATACGCACAAATTTTGGAAAAAATAGCATGTTAAGAGGAATTTCCTATACAAATAATGCAACAGCAAGATACAGAAACACACTGCTAGGGGGACACAAAGCATGA
- the sdaAA gene encoding L-serine ammonia-lyase, iron-sulfur-dependent, subunit alpha, protein MYMAINEIVDAANKRQKPIYKLAIEQEIEKTKASYEEVWSKMERNLATMQNAINKSIEGDGVFSPTGLTGGDAVKIKNYRENRKTLSGDLMVLGIQSAIGVNEVNAALGAICATPTAGASGTIPGVLFSIKDTLQLSHEDMIHFLFTSALFGTIVANNACISGAYGGCQAEVGSASAMAAAAAVEAAGGTPQQSSEAFSIALQNLLGLVCDPVAGLVEIPCVKRNAIGTANALATADIALAGVNNIINADEVIEAMYRVGRQMPRELRETGLGGIAATSTGIAIKNKIFGEKQSNQ, encoded by the coding sequence ATGTATATGGCCATAAATGAAATTGTGGATGCAGCTAATAAAAGACAAAAGCCAATTTATAAATTAGCAATTGAACAGGAAATCGAAAAAACTAAAGCTTCTTATGAAGAAGTTTGGAGTAAAATGGAACGAAATTTAGCAACTATGCAAAATGCTATAAATAAAAGTATCGAGGGCGACGGTGTATTTTCTCCTACCGGTTTAACCGGAGGTGATGCAGTTAAAATTAAAAACTATCGAGAAAATAGGAAAACTCTTTCTGGAGATTTGATGGTGTTAGGGATTCAAAGTGCTATCGGAGTTAATGAAGTAAATGCTGCATTAGGAGCTATTTGTGCAACTCCAACAGCAGGTGCGAGTGGGACGATTCCGGGAGTCCTGTTTAGTATTAAAGATACGTTGCAGTTAAGTCATGAAGATATGATACATTTTCTATTCACATCAGCGTTATTTGGAACGATAGTAGCAAACAACGCTTGTATTTCAGGAGCGTATGGAGGATGTCAAGCTGAAGTAGGCAGTGCCTCAGCAATGGCGGCTGCAGCTGCGGTAGAAGCTGCAGGTGGAACGCCACAGCAATCTTCTGAAGCTTTTTCGATTGCATTACAAAATTTACTCGGTTTAGTTTGTGATCCGGTCGCTGGTTTGGTAGAAATTCCTTGTGTAAAGAGAAACGCCATTGGAACGGCAAATGCTTTAGCAACAGCGGACATCGCATTAGCCGGCGTAAACAATATCATCAATGCTGACGAAGTTATTGAAGCGATGTATAGAGTTGGAAGACAGATGCCTCGCGAATTAAGAGAGACAGGTTTAGGTGGAATTGCGGCTACATCTACAGGGATTGCCATTAAAAATAAAATATTTGGGGAGAAACAATCAAATCAATGA
- a CDS encoding aromatic amino acid transport family protein, which yields MNGNTAKNIEFQADNTTGKNKKYLDPKKWHKQDTTWALSLFGTAIGAGVLFLPINAGSGGLLSLLLITILAYPVMYYSHRALAKMIYASNSADEGITGTIREYFGNKASIIFNIVYFVSIYTIVLMYSVALTNTASSFIVHQLHMPEPPRAILSLVLVIGLITILNFGQDITVKIMSMLVYPFIASLLFIAISLIPQWNTSMLSFSSISTSSTGTGYFGMIWMILPIIVFSFNHSPMISSFVMKQRATYGIDATDAKCAQIQKVCYIMTFVVVMFFVWSSTLSLTPDDLKVAKEQNLSILSYLANELNSPVITIAAPIIAFVAITKSFLGHYIGAYEVMRDMIIKSGKKRGKDIGEKTVKTMILTFVVLTCWYVAYTNPSILGIIDALSGPLVAAILCLLPMYAIRKVPVLAKYRGKMSNVFVIVIGILTVLASIKSLF from the coding sequence ATGAATGGGAATACTGCAAAAAACATAGAATTTCAAGCTGATAATACTACAGGAAAAAATAAGAAATATCTAGACCCTAAAAAGTGGCATAAACAAGATACTACCTGGGCATTGAGTCTATTTGGAACAGCAATTGGAGCAGGAGTACTCTTCTTACCTATTAATGCAGGTTCAGGTGGTTTATTATCGTTGCTGTTAATTACCATACTGGCATATCCTGTTATGTATTACTCACATAGGGCGCTTGCTAAAATGATATACGCTTCAAATTCTGCCGACGAGGGGATTACAGGTACAATAAGAGAATATTTCGGAAATAAAGCAAGTATCATTTTTAACATCGTATATTTCGTCTCAATTTATACGATCGTGCTGATGTATTCGGTTGCACTTACAAATACTGCAAGTAGTTTTATTGTACACCAATTGCACATGCCGGAGCCTCCAAGGGCTATTTTATCACTTGTATTAGTAATCGGTCTTATCACTATACTAAATTTTGGTCAGGATATTACTGTAAAGATAATGAGCATGCTAGTATATCCTTTCATTGCTTCTCTACTTTTTATTGCAATATCTTTAATTCCACAATGGAATACTTCAATGCTAAGTTTTTCAAGTATTTCTACTTCTTCAACTGGAACAGGGTATTTCGGAATGATTTGGATGATACTACCAATCATCGTATTCTCGTTTAATCATTCTCCTATGATTTCGTCATTCGTTATGAAACAGAGAGCTACGTATGGAATAGACGCTACTGATGCCAAGTGTGCTCAAATACAAAAAGTTTGTTATATCATGACATTCGTTGTTGTTATGTTCTTTGTGTGGAGCAGTACTTTAAGTTTGACTCCAGATGATCTTAAGGTGGCAAAAGAACAGAACTTGTCAATCCTATCATATCTTGCTAATGAGCTTAATTCGCCAGTAATCACTATTGCGGCTCCTATTATTGCGTTTGTGGCTATTACAAAGTCTTTCCTTGGCCATTATATAGGAGCGTATGAGGTAATGCGTGACATGATTATCAAGTCCGGTAAAAAACGTGGGAAAGATATAGGAGAAAAAACAGTTAAGACAATGATTCTTACTTTTGTTGTACTAACATGCTGGTATGTTGCTTATACAAATCCAAGTATTCTAGGAATCATTGATGCCCTTAGCGGTCCGTTAGTCGCTGCTATCTTATGTCTATTACCGATGTATGCGATTCGTAAAGTACCAGTACTAGCAAAATACAGAGGGAAAATGAGCAATGTATTTGTAATTGTTATAGGAATACTTACTGTTCTAGCAAGTATTAAGTCATTATTCTAA
- a CDS encoding alpha/beta-type small acid-soluble spore protein, with the protein MANNNSGSRNELLVRGAESAINQMKYEIAQEFGVQLGADATARSNRSVGGEITKRLVAMAEQQLGGGFTR; encoded by the coding sequence ATGGCAAACAATAATAGTGGAAGCCGTAACGAATTATTAGTTCGTGGTGCTGAAAGTGCAATCAATCAAATGAAATATGAAATCGCACAAGAGTTTGGTGTACAACTTGGTGCAGACGCAACAGCTCGTTCAAACCGATCTGTTGGTGGTGAAATCACAAAACGTCTAGTGGCAATGGCTGAACAACAACTTGGTGGAGGATTCACTCGCTAA
- a CDS encoding methyl-accepting chemotaxis protein yields the protein MFKIKERLEQMKLKTKLSMAFIAILIIPSLIVGITSYDESKTDLNDTILQTAKDNVSILNKIVDDELENKHIDVTHFAKILTQGDYNADQLQNVQGKFDQYIQLHPEIETIYTTSSNNQFIHAPVGKIPEGFNPLESSWYKDAVKANGEIIVSPPYKSKATGNMVIAIAKQNADKSGVIGVDLNINDIVKTSKMIKIGKQGFVSIVSQDKTIVVHPTLKPGEKLEKSLADELYKKEDGVITYSLNGEDRNISFKTNKKTGWKIAGVMPIKEIEEATNPIFYKTLTIIGASLLLGGIVIFFILKSIINPLRQLVISAQRISHGDLTEKINIRSQDELGQLGGSFNTMAESLRNIISQINTSAGHVAASSEELTASVEQASVATEQITKEMEEISNSAEVQNNEVASGAKLIGEVTRNIQCVADNASEVSASSLYTKQKANEGEQLVEQTVTQMQSIHHSVSQSDNVIKLLDKKSQQIGSILEVIQNIAAQTNLLALNAAIEAARAGEQGRGFAIVADEVRKLAEQSSESSMEIGSLINEIQADVHETVKAMNEVGVEVQSGIQVANDTKQSFYEISKSANDIVSKVHGMVELSNKMTSDVMEVDTSINQISMAVKENSSSMQTIAGSSEEQHASMEEINSSAIQLAQMAEELQELIGGFKI from the coding sequence GTGTTTAAAATAAAAGAAAGATTGGAACAAATGAAGCTTAAAACGAAGTTGTCTATGGCATTTATTGCAATATTAATTATACCTAGTCTTATTGTGGGAATAACATCTTATGATGAGTCGAAAACAGACCTTAATGATACAATTCTACAAACTGCGAAAGATAATGTGAGTATTTTAAATAAGATAGTTGATGATGAATTAGAAAATAAACATATAGATGTAACTCATTTTGCAAAGATACTTACACAAGGTGATTATAATGCTGACCAATTGCAAAATGTACAAGGTAAATTTGATCAATATATACAGTTACATCCAGAGATAGAAACAATTTATACTACATCCAGTAATAATCAATTTATTCATGCACCTGTAGGAAAAATACCTGAAGGATTTAACCCATTAGAAAGTAGTTGGTATAAGGATGCAGTAAAAGCTAATGGAGAGATTATTGTTTCGCCTCCCTATAAATCAAAGGCTACAGGCAATATGGTAATAGCAATTGCAAAGCAAAATGCTGATAAAAGTGGTGTCATTGGTGTGGATTTGAATATTAATGATATTGTAAAAACTTCTAAAATGATAAAAATAGGAAAACAAGGATTTGTATCTATAGTAAGTCAAGATAAGACTATAGTTGTTCATCCTACACTTAAGCCAGGTGAGAAATTAGAGAAATCATTAGCAGATGAACTATACAAGAAAGAAGATGGAGTAATTACTTATAGCCTTAATGGTGAGGATCGAAACATAAGCTTTAAAACAAACAAAAAAACAGGTTGGAAAATAGCTGGTGTAATGCCTATTAAAGAAATTGAAGAAGCTACCAATCCTATTTTTTATAAAACACTCACTATAATAGGGGCTTCATTGTTGTTAGGTGGAATTGTAATTTTCTTCATTCTTAAATCTATTATTAATCCATTAAGACAATTAGTTATTTCAGCTCAAAGAATTAGTCATGGAGATTTAACTGAGAAAATAAATATTCGTTCACAGGATGAACTTGGTCAATTAGGTGGTAGTTTCAATACAATGGCAGAGTCGTTACGTAATATAATTTCTCAAATTAACACATCTGCAGGACATGTAGCTGCTTCATCTGAGGAACTAACCGCTAGCGTAGAGCAAGCCAGTGTTGCGACAGAACAAATTACAAAAGAAATGGAAGAAATATCGAATAGTGCAGAAGTTCAAAATAATGAAGTGGCGTCTGGAGCGAAATTAATTGGTGAGGTAACACGAAACATTCAATGCGTAGCTGATAATGCTTCTGAAGTATCGGCTTCATCCTTATACACAAAACAAAAAGCCAATGAGGGTGAACAATTAGTAGAACAAACTGTAACACAAATGCAGTCAATCCATCATTCTGTTTCTCAATCTGATAATGTAATTAAATTATTAGATAAGAAATCGCAGCAAATCGGAAGTATATTAGAAGTAATTCAAAATATTGCAGCACAAACAAATTTATTAGCATTGAATGCAGCAATTGAAGCGGCTAGAGCAGGAGAACAGGGGCGTGGATTTGCAATTGTTGCTGACGAAGTTAGGAAGTTAGCGGAGCAATCATCCGAATCTTCAATGGAAATTGGAAGTTTAATTAATGAAATACAAGCAGATGTACATGAGACTGTAAAAGCTATGAATGAAGTAGGAGTTGAAGTGCAGTCAGGGATTCAGGTTGCGAATGATACAAAACAAAGTTTTTATGAAATCTCAAAATCTGCAAATGATATCGTGTCAAAAGTACATGGTATGGTGGAATTATCAAATAAAATGACAAGTGATGTAATGGAAGTCGATACATCAATTAATCAAATATCTATGGCTGTGAAAGAGAATTCTTCAAGTATGCAAACGATAGCCGGTTCATCTGAAGAACAACATGCTTCCATGGAAGAGATAAATTCTTCAGCAATACAATTAGCACAGATGGCCGAAGAACTTCAAGAATTAATTGGTGGATTTAAGATATAA
- the ectB gene encoding diaminobutyrate--2-oxoglutarate transaminase, which yields MVVSSKMDIFNELESQVRSYSRSFPTIFTKSKGYKLWDVDGKEYIDFFSGAGALNYGHNDEKMKQVLIDYLLEDGIIHSLDMGTSAKVNFLKHFNKIILEPRDLDYKIMFPGPTGTNSVESALKIARKVTGRTNIISFSNAFHGMSLGSLSITSNHFKRKGAGVPLNNSIIMPYENYLDSLNSLSYLEKVLGDSGSGVDLPAAIILETVQGEGGLNTASSQWLKGIDRLCKKYNILLIVDDIQAGCGRTGTFFSFEPANIKPDIICLSKSISGIGLPMAITLIKPEYDKWEPGEHNGTFRGNNLAFLAATEALNYWQDIEFINALKWKSEKITTFLNGICLKYPQLQGEVRGRGFMQGIACNTFGIAKKICSVAFENGLIIETSGPSDEVIKLLPSLTIDLEGLSKGLELLEDSISTILKEVTH from the coding sequence ATGGTAGTTAGTTCAAAAATGGATATATTTAATGAACTGGAATCCCAAGTTCGAAGTTATAGTAGAAGCTTTCCAACGATTTTTACTAAGTCTAAAGGGTATAAATTATGGGATGTAGATGGAAAAGAGTATATTGACTTTTTCTCAGGTGCTGGTGCTCTTAATTATGGACATAATGATGAAAAAATGAAACAGGTATTAATAGATTATCTTTTAGAAGATGGTATTATTCATAGTCTTGATATGGGAACAAGTGCTAAAGTGAATTTTTTAAAGCACTTTAACAAAATTATTTTGGAACCACGTGATTTAGACTATAAAATTATGTTTCCTGGTCCAACAGGTACAAATTCTGTTGAAAGTGCACTGAAAATTGCTCGAAAAGTGACTGGACGAACAAATATCATAAGTTTTTCTAATGCTTTTCATGGAATGAGTTTAGGATCACTTTCGATAACGAGTAATCATTTTAAGAGAAAGGGTGCTGGAGTACCACTAAATAATAGTATTATCATGCCGTATGAAAATTATTTAGATTCTCTTAATTCTTTATCATATTTAGAAAAAGTATTAGGCGATAGTGGAAGTGGAGTGGATTTACCTGCTGCAATTATTCTAGAAACAGTTCAAGGTGAGGGTGGTTTAAATACCGCTAGCTCCCAATGGTTAAAGGGAATTGACAGACTGTGTAAAAAATATAATATATTATTGATTGTTGATGATATTCAAGCAGGTTGCGGACGTACGGGTACATTTTTTAGCTTTGAACCTGCGAACATTAAACCAGACATAATTTGTTTGTCAAAATCTATAAGTGGCATTGGCCTTCCGATGGCTATTACACTAATTAAACCAGAATATGATAAGTGGGAACCAGGAGAACATAATGGAACGTTTCGAGGGAATAATCTAGCATTTTTAGCAGCTACAGAAGCATTGAATTATTGGCAAGATATAGAGTTTATTAATGCATTAAAATGGAAAAGTGAAAAAATCACTACCTTTCTTAATGGGATTTGTTTGAAATACCCCCAGCTTCAAGGAGAAGTTCGAGGGAGAGGCTTTATGCAGGGAATAGCGTGTAATACTTTTGGAATAGCTAAAAAGATTTGCTCAGTTGCATTTGAAAATGGTCTAATTATTGAAACATCTGGACCTAGTGATGAAGTTATTAAGTTGTTACCTTCTTTAACAATAGACTTAGAAGGTTTAAGTAAAGGATTGGAACTGTTAGAGGATAGTATTTCTACTATTTTAAAAGAGGTAACTCATTAA
- a CDS encoding GNAT family N-acetyltransferase, with the protein MFIEAERLLIRKFEFKDWEAVHEYTSDSNVMKYIPEGVFTEEDTRNFVNKNMGENAKNFPVMLIDENILIGHIVFHKYFGEHTYEIGWVFNPKYFNKGYASEAAQATLKYGFKEMKLHRIIATCQPENTPSYRVMEKIGMRREGYFKKCIPHGNEWWDEYYYAILEEE; encoded by the coding sequence ATGTTTATAGAAGCAGAAAGATTACTAATACGGAAATTTGAATTCAAGGATTGGGAAGCTGTTCATGAGTATACATCAGATAGCAATGTTATGAAATACATACCTGAAGGGGTTTTTACTGAAGAAGATACAAGAAACTTTGTAAATAAAAATATGGGTGAAAATGCTAAGAACTTTCCTGTGATGCTAATAGATGAAAATATCCTGATTGGTCATATTGTTTTTCATAAATATTTTGGTGAACATACTTATGAGATTGGTTGGGTATTCAATCCTAAATATTTCAATAAAGGATATGCTTCTGAAGCAGCACAAGCTACATTGAAATATGGGTTTAAGGAAATGAAATTACATAGAATTATAGCTACATGTCAGCCAGAAAATACCCCATCATATCGAGTGATGGAGAAAATTGGAATGAGGAGAGAAGGCTATTTCAAGAAGTGTATACCTCATGGAAATGAATGGTGGGATGAATATTATTACGCTATTTTAGAAGAAGAGTAG
- a CDS encoding YolD-like family protein, whose product MNNANMPKGRGMVKWTPFAAMPEQFVGIREMIKEKTKVSRPTLTSEEKELIENMLLCSLLSEEEILITYYEDGYLLTNYMTVIDIDSLHSSIICTDAFYNKMTIQFPNIIDVK is encoded by the coding sequence ATGAACAACGCTAATATGCCAAAAGGCAGAGGAATGGTAAAATGGACGCCGTTTGCAGCAATGCCAGAACAATTCGTCGGAATACGTGAAATGATCAAAGAGAAAACTAAAGTATCGCGTCCCACTTTAACCTCTGAAGAGAAAGAACTGATTGAGAACATGTTACTATGTTCGTTGCTATCTGAAGAAGAGATATTAATTACATATTATGAAGATGGTTATTTACTCACCAACTATATGACCGTTATCGATATAGATTCATTACATAGCTCTATCATATGTACTGATGCTTTCTATAATAAGATGACAATACAATTTCCGAATATAATAGACGTAAAATAG
- the sdaAB gene encoding L-serine ammonia-lyase, iron-sulfur-dependent subunit beta, with protein MNINVASIKEKKVVKYKSCFDVIGPIMIGPSSSHTAGALSIGTVANKLFQGLPKKVVVKYYESFAETHKGHGTDFAIIAGILGFAADDTKVPDAIKIAESKGIDITFIEKLGDSPAGHPNTADVYLEDDSRSIRTMGISVGGGLIEVKHVEMDGFSLELQGPLPVVIAISERADFEFVLRRIFKQYDVEINNFHSLKDKTKYLYAFALDSLLPGNAQEELGNLSNIANLIIL; from the coding sequence ATGAACATAAATGTAGCATCTATTAAAGAAAAAAAGGTTGTTAAATACAAAAGTTGTTTTGATGTGATTGGGCCCATAATGATAGGTCCTTCAAGTTCACATACTGCAGGTGCTTTGTCTATTGGAACAGTTGCTAATAAATTATTTCAAGGTCTTCCAAAAAAAGTTGTGGTAAAGTATTATGAATCATTTGCTGAAACCCACAAAGGTCACGGAACTGATTTTGCAATAATTGCTGGTATATTAGGCTTTGCTGCCGATGACACCAAAGTGCCAGATGCTATTAAAATAGCAGAATCTAAAGGAATTGATATTACCTTTATTGAAAAATTAGGTGATAGTCCTGCCGGTCATCCAAATACGGCAGATGTATATTTAGAGGATGACAGTCGAAGTATTAGAACGATGGGTATTTCGGTCGGTGGTGGATTGATTGAAGTCAAACATGTTGAAATGGACGGATTTAGCTTAGAACTGCAGGGTCCATTGCCAGTTGTTATTGCGATTTCAGAAAGAGCTGACTTTGAATTTGTCTTACGCAGAATCTTTAAACAATATGATGTTGAAATTAACAACTTTCATAGTTTGAAAGATAAAACAAAATATTTATATGCATTCGCTTTGGATTCGCTATTGCCTGGTAATGCTCAGGAGGAATTAGGGAATTTAAGCAATATAGCTAATCTTATTATTCTTTAG